The Neodiprion fabricii isolate iyNeoFabr1 chromosome 4, iyNeoFabr1.1, whole genome shotgun sequence genome window below encodes:
- the LOC124181297 gene encoding probable glucosamine 6-phosphate N-acetyltransferase gives MSEPPRGIQPGNGVEEYLFDPRLLERIVDIKDGIWVRPLSIEDYDKGFIQVLGQLTKVGDMSKEQFSERFRKMKASGDYYVIVAEDKNVGEVIASATLLTEQKFIHNCALRGRLEDVVVNDKYRGKSLGQLMVRTVSLLAQRLRCYKLSLDCKDTIVKFYERLGFIKEPANGNHLNARFDYESPTSNL, from the exons ATGAGCGAGCCACCACGA GGAATACAGCCAGGGAACGGCGTAGAGGAGTACCTGTTCGACCCACGTCTCCTGGAAAGGATCGTAGACATCAAAGATGGGATTTGGGTTAGACCTTTGTCGATTGAAGATTATGATAAAG GATTCATTCAAGTCTTGGGACAACTCACAAAAGTGGGAGACATGAGTAAAGAGCAATTTTCTG AAAGATTCAGGAAGATGAAAGCATCTGGCGATTACTACGTCATTGTGGCAGAGGATAAAAATGTTGGGGAGGTCATAGCTTCTGCGACACTTCTAACGGAGCAAAAGTTCATCCACAACTGTGCACTG AGGGGGCGACTGGAAGATGTGGTTGTGAATGATAAATACAGAGGTAAATCCTTGGGCCAGTTGATGGTGAGGACGGTTAGCCTGCTTGCCCAACGACTGCGGTGTTACAAGCTATCCTTGGACTGTAAGGATACCATTGTGAAATTCTATGAAAGATTGGGTTTCATCAAAGAACCAGCTAATGGAAACCATCTCAACGCCCGATTCGACTACGAGAGCCCAACTAGCAACTTATGA
- the LOC124181296 gene encoding FAD synthase-like isoform X1 encodes MATACRNILRGHSIMNLNRYSQVLVAKYGHLSENPTAGIIIIGDEILKAQVKDTNSNYICRLLYNCGVKVKKISVVSDEVDRIAEEMVNFSEKYTYVITSGGIGPTHDDVTFEALAKAFNDSLHHHPKLVEVVKTFSSSQDISSPGYKLAYIPMSASLTFGKSQETGERLFYPCVSVKNVHVFPGSPIFLHKSFGNVYKELFATGRNFVTKEIYLGVREELFADALSAVSKEFSNVTFGSYPTSNHSYYHARVTVESSSEDDTNKAVARFRDLAPENAIVNYDNDPLTDALRKFKAFVAVDKQGPIYEATLTTLKEIYSNPSNVAVCFDGSIESTVLLHLVHVNNLLGAKAKLQAVHLKLENPVADVDEFIKETVVRYDVNLHHLDGSAEAAIENLAVLRPEIETLLLGLKGDKLEGGLWHEFAKSGSIGQIRLISPLTKWSYKDVWNFARSLSLPYCKLYDRGYTSLGSQTDTEPNPNLLKGKIGKQMVYHPAHMLADVKLERAGRIPQDHPEL; translated from the exons ATGGCCACTGCATGCAGGAATATACTAAGGGGACATTCAATCATGAACTTGAATCGTTACAGCCAAGTTTTAGTTGCTAAATATGGTCATCTGAGCGAGAATCCAACGGCTGGAATTATCA TTATCGGAGATGAGATATTGAAAGCCCAAGTCAAAGACACCAACTCCAATTACATATGTAGGCTATTGTATAACTGTGGAgttaaagtgaaaaaa ATTTCAGTAGTTAGTGACGAGGTTGACCGCATTGCAGAGGAGATGGTTAATTTTTCCGAGAAATACACGTACGTTATAACGTCTGGCGGAATTGGGCCGACACACGACGATGTTACCTTTGAAG CACTTGCAAAGGCGTTCAACGACTCGCTGCACCATCATCCGAAACTTGTCGAAGTTGTGAAAACGTTTTCTTCCTCCCAAGACATCTCTTCTCCTGGGTATAAACTGGCTTAT ATACCTATGTCCGCCTCACTGACGTTTGGTAAAAGTCAAGAAACTGGTGAAAGATTGTTTTACCCATGTGtcagtgtaaaaaatgtacatgTTTTTCCTGGCTCCCCAATTTTCTTGCATAAATCGTTTGGGAACGTGTACAAG GAATTATTCGCGACTGGTAGAAATTTCGTTACCAAGGAAATATACCTTGGAGTTAGGGAAGAGCTGTTTGCCGATGCCTTGTCTGCCGTCTCCAAAGAATTTTCCAATGTCACATTTGGCTCTTACCCAACCTCAAATCACAG cTACTATCATGCACGGGTTACTGTGGAGAGCAGCAGCGAAGATGATACCAATAAAGCAGTGGCAAGGTTCAGAGATTTGGCCCCTGAGAATGCAATCGTGAATTATGACAATGATCCGTTGACAGATGctctacgaaaattcaaggcGTTCGTCGCTGTCGACAAGCAAGGTCCAATCTACGAAGCGACCTTAACAACTCTCAA GGAAATATACAGCAATCCCTCAAATGTAGCTGTCTGCTTTGATGGCAGCATAGAAAGCACGGTGTTGCTCCATCTCGTACACGTCAATAATCTACTCGGAGCAAAGGCCAAGCTTCAGGCTGTTCATTTGAAACTCGAAAATCCCGTCGCGGATGTTGACGAATTCATTAAAGAGACCGTAGTCAG GTATGATGTTAATTTACATCATTTGGATGGCTCTGCAGAGGCAGCTATTGAAAACCTTGCTGTACTAAGGCCAGAAATCGAAACTCTGTTGCTCGGCCTGAAAGGAGACAAGCTCGAAGGAGGGCTGTGGCACGAATTTGCTAAAAGTGGAAGTATCGGTCAGATTCGCTTGATCTCCCCACTGACAAAGTGGAGCTATAAAGACGTGTGGAATTTCGCTCGATCTCTGAGTTTGCCTTACTGCAAACTTTATGACAGAGG ATACACATCGCTGGGTAGTCAAACGGACACAGAACCAAACCCGAATTTGTTGAAAGGGAAGATTGGGAAACAGATGGTGTATCATCCCGCTCACATGCTGGCAGACGTGAAGTTGGAAAGAGCCGGTAGGATCCCGCAAGATCACCCCGAATTGTAA
- the LOC124181296 gene encoding FAD synthase-like isoform X2 produces the protein MVNFSEKYTYVITSGGIGPTHDDVTFEALAKAFNDSLHHHPKLVEVVKTFSSSQDISSPGYKLAYIPMSASLTFGKSQETGERLFYPCVSVKNVHVFPGSPIFLHKSFGNVYKELFATGRNFVTKEIYLGVREELFADALSAVSKEFSNVTFGSYPTSNHSYYHARVTVESSSEDDTNKAVARFRDLAPENAIVNYDNDPLTDALRKFKAFVAVDKQGPIYEATLTTLKEIYSNPSNVAVCFDGSIESTVLLHLVHVNNLLGAKAKLQAVHLKLENPVADVDEFIKETVVRYDVNLHHLDGSAEAAIENLAVLRPEIETLLLGLKGDKLEGGLWHEFAKSGSIGQIRLISPLTKWSYKDVWNFARSLSLPYCKLYDRGYTSLGSQTDTEPNPNLLKGKIGKQMVYHPAHMLADVKLERAGRIPQDHPEL, from the exons ATGGTTAATTTTTCCGAGAAATACACGTACGTTATAACGTCTGGCGGAATTGGGCCGACACACGACGATGTTACCTTTGAAG CACTTGCAAAGGCGTTCAACGACTCGCTGCACCATCATCCGAAACTTGTCGAAGTTGTGAAAACGTTTTCTTCCTCCCAAGACATCTCTTCTCCTGGGTATAAACTGGCTTAT ATACCTATGTCCGCCTCACTGACGTTTGGTAAAAGTCAAGAAACTGGTGAAAGATTGTTTTACCCATGTGtcagtgtaaaaaatgtacatgTTTTTCCTGGCTCCCCAATTTTCTTGCATAAATCGTTTGGGAACGTGTACAAG GAATTATTCGCGACTGGTAGAAATTTCGTTACCAAGGAAATATACCTTGGAGTTAGGGAAGAGCTGTTTGCCGATGCCTTGTCTGCCGTCTCCAAAGAATTTTCCAATGTCACATTTGGCTCTTACCCAACCTCAAATCACAG cTACTATCATGCACGGGTTACTGTGGAGAGCAGCAGCGAAGATGATACCAATAAAGCAGTGGCAAGGTTCAGAGATTTGGCCCCTGAGAATGCAATCGTGAATTATGACAATGATCCGTTGACAGATGctctacgaaaattcaaggcGTTCGTCGCTGTCGACAAGCAAGGTCCAATCTACGAAGCGACCTTAACAACTCTCAA GGAAATATACAGCAATCCCTCAAATGTAGCTGTCTGCTTTGATGGCAGCATAGAAAGCACGGTGTTGCTCCATCTCGTACACGTCAATAATCTACTCGGAGCAAAGGCCAAGCTTCAGGCTGTTCATTTGAAACTCGAAAATCCCGTCGCGGATGTTGACGAATTCATTAAAGAGACCGTAGTCAG GTATGATGTTAATTTACATCATTTGGATGGCTCTGCAGAGGCAGCTATTGAAAACCTTGCTGTACTAAGGCCAGAAATCGAAACTCTGTTGCTCGGCCTGAAAGGAGACAAGCTCGAAGGAGGGCTGTGGCACGAATTTGCTAAAAGTGGAAGTATCGGTCAGATTCGCTTGATCTCCCCACTGACAAAGTGGAGCTATAAAGACGTGTGGAATTTCGCTCGATCTCTGAGTTTGCCTTACTGCAAACTTTATGACAGAGG ATACACATCGCTGGGTAGTCAAACGGACACAGAACCAAACCCGAATTTGTTGAAAGGGAAGATTGGGAAACAGATGGTGTATCATCCCGCTCACATGCTGGCAGACGTGAAGTTGGAAAGAGCCGGTAGGATCCCGCAAGATCACCCCGAATTGTAA